The following DNA comes from Solanum stenotomum isolate F172 chromosome 11, ASM1918654v1, whole genome shotgun sequence.
taattcgtagttttttttgtttttgctggATTTTGGATTTTGCAGGCATGTTGTTCTTCCTCCTGATGTAGCGAAATTGCTTCCTAAGAATCGTCTTCTATCTGAGGTGAGTGATCGGTTTTACTTCTTAGGGTTTTTGTATGTATTCATTTTCACGTAGTTGAACTAGCAGATTAAAATTAGTGATATTTTATGCATTCATTTAGGAGTTTCTTCGATTGAAATGATTAGTTGATTGTGCTAATCAAAGTAAGGGATAATCGTGCTTAGCAAATGATAATCAGtgatattttgagttttcatttCGGAAATTCTTTGATTGAAATGATTAGTGGAATGTGCTAATGAAAATAAGTGATAATTGTGCCTAGAAAATGATTATCAGTGATATTTTGTgctttgattttggaatttcttCGATTGAGATGGCTAATGGAATGTTCTCATGTAAATTGGTGATAATTGTTCCTAGCATGTGATAAGTAGTGATATTTTGTGTTCtcattttggaatttttttcaattgaaatgatttgttgaatgtGCTAACCCAAATAAGTGATAACATGCCTAGCAAATGATAATCAGTCATATCTTGTGCTTTCATTTTGGAACTTTTTGAATGAAATGATTAGTCGAATGTGCTGATCAAAATGAGTGTTATGGTGCCTAGGAAGTGATAATCAGTGACATTTTGTTCTTTCATTTCAGAATTTCTTCTACTGAAATGTTTAGTTGATAGTGCTAATAATCAACATAAGAGATAACATGCCTAGCAAGTGATAATCGGTGATATTTTGTGCTTTTGTTTTGGAATTTCTTTACTGAAATGATTAGTTGAATGTGCAAAACAAATGGTAATCAGTGATATTTTGTGCTCTAATTTTTGGAATATCTTCAGTTGAGATGATTAGTTGAATGTGCTAATCAAAACTAGTAATAATCGTGCCTTGCAAATGATAATCAGTGATTGTGCTTTCAATTTGGGAATTTCTTTGATTGaaatgatttgttgaatgtGCTAATCAAAATAAGTGATATCTTGCCTAGCAAGTGACAATCAGTGACATTTTGTGCTTCCATTTTGGAATATCTTCGATTTAAATGAGTAGTCAAATGTGCTAATCAATATAAGAGATAATCAGTGATATTTTGTGCTTTTGTTTCAGTAATTTTCCTACTGAAATGATTAGTTGAATGTGCACAAAAGAAGTGCTAATTGTGCCTACTAAATGATAATCAGTGATATTTTGTACTTTCATTTTTGGAATATCTTCAATTGAAATGTTTAGTTGGATGTGCTGATTAAATAAATGGTATAGTGCCAACTATTTAGATTAGTTTGTTCTTTTGCACTAAATGAAATCTCATCTGGAATGTGGCTTTGTTCTTTTGCATGTGGTTTATGTTGTTTGTCTTATTTGATTGATTCTTAGAATGAGTGGCGGGCAATTGGAGTTCAGCAGAGCAGAGGATGGGTGCACTATGCTATTCATCGACCAGAGCCCCATATCATGCTCTTCAGGAGGGCACTGAACTATCAGCAGCAACAAGAGAACCAGACTCAGCAAGTTCTGCTTGCCAAGTGAAGAAACATGTCTCTCGTTTCTTTTTCCTAATGAATCAGATCATATACAGATAGTAATGTTCATTTCATCTAGAAATGATATGATAGTTTTATGGATGTCTAGTTAAATGTCTGGATTTTTAAGGATGTTAAGTACTGTAATGCTTAGCTCTTGTGGAGTTTAGGTTTTGAATTCCCGTATTCTAAACAATCAGGTTTTATATCCGTGTGCTTGGAATTGGTACTCTATGAATGTCTCACTGGATGGATTCTGACCAGTTTGCATTTCTTTACTTTGGCATCATACATGTTGGAACTATTTGGTTCGTCATGTATTGGATGAGCTGCACGTTCTTTTAATTCTTGTGATGTTGACGCCCTACCTCTTTTTTGTTGGCATCTTTTTAGTCATGGTTGAATCACTTTCTGCATTTCAGATGCTGGATGTGGACCATATTACTCAGGTATTGAATATGTAGGAAATGTTATCATTGAATATTGATGTGGAGGAACCACTCAACCTAGTTCTCATCTCCACAATTTTGTGAAACGATTACTCTTAGCATGCCACATCTTGTTTATTTTACCATGTTACTGTGTTCTCCTGTTGACTTTTAACTAAGAGAAACTCAAGTCTTCATCAGTGTGTGCTGAGATGTCCTGTTACTATATTCTATCTAACTTCGTTGGTCTATATTCTCCAATTACGTCATACTGTTATAACTGGCCTTCTGCTGTTTTTTTTCTGAGCAAAGTTCACAATGCATTCCTTAGCTAGTGTTAGATCAAAGACTGGAAGAAATGTGTGGTCTTGTTCTTCTATTACTCGATAGCATCAATTAGAGCTATAAACGCCCTTCGCCCCTCCTTCCTTGTCCCTTACGAACTCAGATAATGATATGCTGATTGAATTTTACTTAGTTTCAGGCTTGGATTGATCTCTGATAATACtctgttttgatttattaaatgAACTCAAAAATGTGAGTTGTAGAgtttcaagattctttcaatctgcTTTGAGATTTATTAACTGAATAAATTGTTAATCAAAACTaccaacagatattatacatcAATTGAAGAACAACTAGGAGTTTAGAAGCTCTCTAAGCAGTGATGAACAAAGAAGAACTATGAACAGAAAGAAGGGAGAAGATATTATtcattttggctaaaatttcaAACTACAAATTGAAGCATTCATCAATGCTTAATAGATTGAATTAGAAGCATCTAGAAGGTTCACATCACATGTGAATGATTCAACTAACTAACTCTGCCATTGCACATGTCATCCTAACAATCATCTAACGAACTTGTAACAATCCTAACAATGGCTTCTATACTCCGCTCCAACTGAGCTTCTGGAAACAATCTGTTGTTTCTGAAACTTCTAAGACACCAAGACTCACCAAATACATAGCCTGTAATGGAACTTCTAGTGTTGGGAGTCACACCAACATGTCAGCATAGTGGTAGGTTTCTTAGGCTTCCAAGACACCAAAGACTCACCAAACTTGACTACATGGCCTGTAATGGACCTTCTAGTGTTGGGACAAGCAGCCCAATCACAGTCACACCAACATGTGAACATAGTGATAGGTTTGGCCTGCAACCAACACTCTTTGACCTACTATGTCTTTTAAGCTATGGTACAAGGACCTGTAACTAAACTATACTTTCTCTTCCCTAATAATGCAATCCTCATCGACCTGCTCTAGATCCCACAATTCTCTGAACCTGTCAACTTAATGGGAATCAACACAGCTCCTGAAGCGTCTGACTGGCCAATGTATAAAGGAACAATCTTTGTGATCGCCATTGTTGCAATCTTCAACTACATAGCTAAAGGATATCTAATCTAAGCTATAACACTACTCCTAGATAGCCAGGATcaaatgctctgataccatgttaaacaCTAGGCATTTGAACAACGAAGAACTATGAACATTAGAAAGGGAGGAagatatcatattcatattgtctaaaatttcaaactaaaaattaaagcattcatCAACGTTTTATAGACTGAATTAGAAGCATCTAGAAGGTTCACATCACCTGTGAATTACTCAACTAACTACCTAAAATTCTCTCAATTCAACTAGTAATTTAATGGCTACTCCTTTGAACCTTCAACAACAACTTTCAAATTTTCATGATACAACTGAGTTTTATTCATCATAAGCTCAGATTCTTTCAATTTCAGCTCCATCCATTTCTCATTCATCTCCATCAgtttcttcttccccaatttCCTTAACCCTTCTTTACAATACTCATTCCTCTGAAACACCATTGTCATTTCATTCACCAAAAACGAAAAATCATCCAAATtcacatcttcatcttcatcatgattttcttcttctactactaataATTCCTTTCCCTTAGCTGCATTTCGGCCCCAAATCTTTCGCCCAATTTCGTAAATCTCGCCGTCGTGTGGAGTTTTGATTTGGGATTTGGATCTAGCCAACTTGTGGTACTTCTCTTTCAGTTTCTTCAGCTTATTCGCGATCTGTGCATCGGTGAAGTTTCCGGTACGGAGGCCGTTGTTGTTTGGGGATTGTGAGAGGGTTTTGAGGAGTGCGATTTCGTCGTTTTCGGAGAAAAGTCTGTGAGTTTCTGCAGATTTTGTGATTGTTTTGGTGATCGGTAGCGTTGAATTTTCCGGTGACTTGAGGGAGTTTGTACGGTGGTTCACGGCGGTGGTGGATGTTTCCCGAGAGCGTGAGTGGGTCATGGTTTTTTGCCGATGTGTTTCGTAGTGAGAGTTAAATCTGGGAACGGTGAGATGGTGAActtttaaagtgaaaaattacACGTGTTTAACCTAGGGTAAGTATGATACGATATCGTTTAATTTAaaagagaaatattgaaaacacTCTAAACACGTGTTTAACCTATGGGTACATATGATACTTCATGattttgttccaatttatgtgatataatttaATCTGATATAGgatttaaaagagaaaaagtattGACAAAACTCTTATTTTGGATGTgaagtttttttagtttaattctCGAACTATAAGAACATTCgtttatttgactaattgaacttaaatacactcCTAATTTAGCATTATGAGGGAAATACGCCCcaaattttttatcaagtttagagcgtttttaacacttttttagactttttattaagaatttCATGCTCATACATGAGTTTGAGGCCTTTTGTTATATTATGTGGTAAATCagagtgtatctaagtttaattagttaagtaaaaaaatatttttaaaattgtcaatAATTTGAAGacgaaaataataatttgtagaaatgtttttaatattttttcaaaaattaaatttgtgtttTTAACCTGCCATGAGATTTATGTAGTTATAGAAATATATCATCTAGTGCAGagataaattcaattttttttaggagGATGCAGAGATATGTTCATGATTatgttataaaaataatattgcgAATGTttattatacaatttttttgagataagCAAGGAGTTTACAAATAACTCAAGCAAATAACTTAAACAAGCAATTCACAAGTAATTTCTTTGAGATCGAAATTAAGCAAATAGATTATAATTTACTCAAACATGCAAATTTGTAAGTggttttaaaaagttttaaacatctttttttttatatatataaataagaaatcaattcaatttatttatattattaatacaaAGCTGAATAATATATCCATACCTCTTTATATGtctttattatatttactttatagtctttaaagtttgaactttataactttttatagagttttcaagttaatatatat
Coding sequences within:
- the LOC125844505 gene encoding uncharacterized protein LOC125844505, with protein sequence MTHSRSRETSTTAVNHRTNSLKSPENSTLPITKTITKSAETHRLFSENDEIALLKTLSQSPNNNGLRTGNFTDAQIANKLKKLKEKYHKLARSKSQIKTPHDGEIYEIGRKIWGRNAAKGKELLVVEEENHDEDEDVNLDDFSFLVNEMTMVFQRNEYCKEGLRKLGKKKLMEMNEKWMELKLKESELMMNKTQLYHENLKVVVEGSKE
- the LOC125844508 gene encoding cyclin-dependent kinases regulatory subunit 1 is translated as MGQIQYSEKYFDDTYEYRHVVLPPDVAKLLPKNRLLSENEWRAIGVQQSRGWVHYAIHRPEPHIMLFRRALNYQQQQENQTQQVLLAK